A window from Eubalaena glacialis isolate mEubGla1 chromosome 1, mEubGla1.1.hap2.+ XY, whole genome shotgun sequence encodes these proteins:
- the MARCHF7 gene encoding E3 ubiquitin-protein ligase MARCHF7 isoform X8 has product MESKPSRIPRRISVQPTSSLSARMMSGSRGSSLNDTYHSRDSSFGLDSEYQSTSASASALPFQSTWYSESEITQGARSRSQNQQRDHDSKRPKLSCTNCTSTSAGRSVGHGLNAVSDSSWRHSQVPRSSSVVLGSFGTDLMRERRADSSISNLMDYSHRSGDFTTSSYVQDRVPSSYSQGARPKENSLSTLQLNTPSTNHQMPSEHQTIPCSRDSGRNSLRSNFSPRELESPQSSIQSGFSYISNRGETSTIGSSNRVGSSQRSFQESSDNEGRRTTRRLLSRIASSMSSTFFSRRSSQDSLNTRSLSSENSYISPRILTASQSRNAASASDGPDNRASEASQGFRFLRRRWGLSSLSQNHSSEPDSENFSQESEGRNTGPWLSSSLRNRCTPLFSRRRREGRDESSRISTSDIPSRSHHIFRRESNEVVHLEAQSDPLGATASRPQASAAPSSAAAGGSISDSAHSGRSTGITGILPGSLFRFAVPPALGSNLTDNVMITVDIIPSGWSSSDGKNDKTKSVPSRDPERLQKIKESLLLEDSEEEEGDLCRICQMAAASSSNLLIEPCKCTGSLQYVHQECMKKWLQAKINSGSSLEAVTTCELCKEKLQLNLEDFDIHELHRAHANEQLQRMILKKMETITEHLILPNFI; this is encoded by the exons ATGGAGTCTAAACCTTCAAGGATTCCAAGAAGAATTTCTGTTCAACCCACTAGCTCTTTAAGTGCTAGGATGATGTCTGGAAGCAGAGGAAGTAGTTTAAATGATACCTATCACTCAAGGGACTCTTCGTTTGGACTGGATTCTGAATATCAG tcTACATCAGCATCAGCATCTGCATTACCATTTCAGTCTACATGGTATAGTGAGTCTGAGATAACTCAGGGAGCACGCTCAAGATCGCAAAACCAGCAACGGGATCATGATTCAAAAAGACCTAAACTTTCCTGTACAAACTGTACATCTACCTCAGCTGGGAGAAGTGTTGGACATGGTTTAAATGCAGTATCAG ATTCTTCTTGGAGGCATAGTCAAGTTCCCAGATCTTCATCAGTGGTACTTGGATCATTTGGAACTGACTTAATGAGAGAGAGGAGAGCAGATTCCTCCATTAGTAATCTTATGGATTATAGTCACCGAAGTGGTGATTTCACAACTTCATCAT ATGTTCAAGACAGAGTTCCTTCTTCATATTCACAAGGAGCAAGACCAAAAGAGAACTCATTGAGCACTTTACAATTGAATACACCATCTACAAATCACCAAATGCCTTCTGAACATCAGACCATACCATGTTCTAGGGACTCTGGTAGAAATTCTTTAAGATCAAATTTTTCTCCAAGAGAATTAGAATCTCCCCAAAGCAGTATACAGTCTGGATTTTCTTATATTTCCAATAGAGGTGAAACCTCAACTATAGGCAGTTCAAATAGGGTTGGCTCATCTCAAAGATCATTTCAAGAATCTTCTGACAATGAAGGTAGACGTACAACAAGGAGATTGCTGTCACGTATAGCTTCTAGTAtgtcatctacttttttttcacGAAGGTCTAGTCAGGATTCCTTGAATACAAGATCATTAAGTTCTGAGAATTCTTACATTTCTCCAAGAATCTTGACAGCTTCACAGTCTCGTAATGCAGCATCAGCTTCTGATGGTCCTGATAATAGGGCATCCGAAGCTTCTCAGGGATTTCGATTTCTTCGGCGAAGATGGGGTTTGTCATCTCTTAGCCAAAATCATAGCTCTGAGCCAGATTCTGAAAATTTTAGCCAAGAATCTGAAGGTAGAAATACAGGACCATGGTTATCTTCCTCACTTAGAAATAGATGCACACCTTTGTTCTCTAGAAGGAGGCGAGAGGGACGAGATGAATCTTCAAGGATATCTACCTCTGATATACCATCTAGATCTCATCATATTTTTAGAAGAGAATCAAATGAAGTGGTTCACCTTGAAGCACAGAGTGATCCCCTTGGGGCTACTGCCAGCAGACCACAAGCATCTGCAGCACCAAGCAGTGCTGCTGCGGGTGGCTCCATATCAGATTCGGCTCACAGTGGACGAAGTACAGGAATAACAGGGATCCTTCCTGGTTCCTTATTCCGATTTGCAGTGCCCCCGGCACTTGGAAGTAATTTGACCGACAATGTCATGATCACTGTAGATATTATTCCTTCAGGTTGGAGTTCATCTGatggaaaaaatgataaaactaaaaGTGTACCCTCAAGAGACCCAGAAAGactgcaaaaaataaaagagag CCTCCTTTTAGAGGACTCTGAAGAAGAAGAAGGTGATTTATGTAGAATTTGTCAGATGGCAGCTGCATCATCCTCTAACTTGCTGATAGAGCCATGCAAGTGCACAGGAAGTTTGCAGTATGTCCACCAAGAGTGTATGAAAAAATGGTTACAGGCCAAAATTAACTCTG
- the MARCHF7 gene encoding E3 ubiquitin-protein ligase MARCHF7 isoform X9, whose translation MESKPSRIPRRISVQPTSSLSARMMSGSRGSSLNDTYHSRDSSFGLDSEYQSTSASASALPFQSTWYSESEITQGARSRSQNQQRDHDSKRPKLSCTNCTSTSAGRSVGHGLNAVSDSSWRHSQVPRSSSVVLGSFGTDLMRERRADSSISNLMDYSHRSGDFTTSSYVQDRVPSSYSQGARPKENSLSTLQLNTPSTNHQMPSEHQTIPCSRDSGRNSLRSNFSPRELESPQSSIQSGFSYISNRGETSTIGSSNRVGSSQRSFQESSDNEGRRTTRRLLSRIASSMSSTFFSRRSSQDSLNTRSLSSENSYISPRILTASQSRNAASASDGPDNRASEASQGFRFLRRRWGLSSLSQNHSSEPDSENFSQESEGRNTGPWLSSSLRNRCTPLFSRRRREGRDESSRISTSDIPSRSHHIFRRESNEVVHLEAQSDPLGATASRPQASAAPSSAAAGGSISDSAHSGRSTGITGILPGSLFRFAVPPALGSNLTDNVMITVDIIPSGWSSSDGKNDKTKSVPSRDPERLQKIKESLLLEDSEEEEGDLCRICQMAAASSSNLLIEPCKCTGSLQYVHQECMKKWLQAKINSGSSLEAVTTCELCKEKLQLNLEDFDIHELHRAHANEQVLMDL comes from the exons ATGGAGTCTAAACCTTCAAGGATTCCAAGAAGAATTTCTGTTCAACCCACTAGCTCTTTAAGTGCTAGGATGATGTCTGGAAGCAGAGGAAGTAGTTTAAATGATACCTATCACTCAAGGGACTCTTCGTTTGGACTGGATTCTGAATATCAG tcTACATCAGCATCAGCATCTGCATTACCATTTCAGTCTACATGGTATAGTGAGTCTGAGATAACTCAGGGAGCACGCTCAAGATCGCAAAACCAGCAACGGGATCATGATTCAAAAAGACCTAAACTTTCCTGTACAAACTGTACATCTACCTCAGCTGGGAGAAGTGTTGGACATGGTTTAAATGCAGTATCAG ATTCTTCTTGGAGGCATAGTCAAGTTCCCAGATCTTCATCAGTGGTACTTGGATCATTTGGAACTGACTTAATGAGAGAGAGGAGAGCAGATTCCTCCATTAGTAATCTTATGGATTATAGTCACCGAAGTGGTGATTTCACAACTTCATCAT ATGTTCAAGACAGAGTTCCTTCTTCATATTCACAAGGAGCAAGACCAAAAGAGAACTCATTGAGCACTTTACAATTGAATACACCATCTACAAATCACCAAATGCCTTCTGAACATCAGACCATACCATGTTCTAGGGACTCTGGTAGAAATTCTTTAAGATCAAATTTTTCTCCAAGAGAATTAGAATCTCCCCAAAGCAGTATACAGTCTGGATTTTCTTATATTTCCAATAGAGGTGAAACCTCAACTATAGGCAGTTCAAATAGGGTTGGCTCATCTCAAAGATCATTTCAAGAATCTTCTGACAATGAAGGTAGACGTACAACAAGGAGATTGCTGTCACGTATAGCTTCTAGTAtgtcatctacttttttttcacGAAGGTCTAGTCAGGATTCCTTGAATACAAGATCATTAAGTTCTGAGAATTCTTACATTTCTCCAAGAATCTTGACAGCTTCACAGTCTCGTAATGCAGCATCAGCTTCTGATGGTCCTGATAATAGGGCATCCGAAGCTTCTCAGGGATTTCGATTTCTTCGGCGAAGATGGGGTTTGTCATCTCTTAGCCAAAATCATAGCTCTGAGCCAGATTCTGAAAATTTTAGCCAAGAATCTGAAGGTAGAAATACAGGACCATGGTTATCTTCCTCACTTAGAAATAGATGCACACCTTTGTTCTCTAGAAGGAGGCGAGAGGGACGAGATGAATCTTCAAGGATATCTACCTCTGATATACCATCTAGATCTCATCATATTTTTAGAAGAGAATCAAATGAAGTGGTTCACCTTGAAGCACAGAGTGATCCCCTTGGGGCTACTGCCAGCAGACCACAAGCATCTGCAGCACCAAGCAGTGCTGCTGCGGGTGGCTCCATATCAGATTCGGCTCACAGTGGACGAAGTACAGGAATAACAGGGATCCTTCCTGGTTCCTTATTCCGATTTGCAGTGCCCCCGGCACTTGGAAGTAATTTGACCGACAATGTCATGATCACTGTAGATATTATTCCTTCAGGTTGGAGTTCATCTGatggaaaaaatgataaaactaaaaGTGTACCCTCAAGAGACCCAGAAAGactgcaaaaaataaaagagag CCTCCTTTTAGAGGACTCTGAAGAAGAAGAAGGTGATTTATGTAGAATTTGTCAGATGGCAGCTGCATCATCCTCTAACTTGCTGATAGAGCCATGCAAGTGCACAGGAAGTTTGCAGTATGTCCACCAAGAGTGTATGAAAAAATGGTTACAGGCCAAAATTAACTCTG